One segment of Palaemon carinicauda isolate YSFRI2023 chromosome 35, ASM3689809v2, whole genome shotgun sequence DNA contains the following:
- the LOC137627293 gene encoding larval cuticle protein 16/17-like, translating to MKVLLIVALGLVAFVSARPSNDIIDFETDHMEHEQEGQAGRAVEGEYSWVAPDGNEYVVKYVADHLGYRVVEDNVLPRAVEVVPAEEAEEEEGEEEEAEEEEAAVRAIEEEEAEEEEEEEE from the exons ATGAAGGTCCTG CTGATCGTAGCTCTTGGCCTAGTGGCCTTTGTGTCCGCCCGGCCGTCCAATGACATCATCGACTTTGAGACGGACCACATGGAGCACGAGCAGGAGGGCCAAGCCGGAAGGGCCGTCGAGGGCGAGTACTCCTGGGTAGCGCCCGACGGCAACGAGTACGTCGTCAAGTACGTGGCTGACCACTTGGGATACAGAGTCGTCGAGGACAACGTCTTACCAAGAGCAGTCGAAGTAGTTCCTGCAGAAGAAgctgaagaagaagagggagaagaagaagaagcagaagaggaagaAGCTGCTGTTAGGGCCATTGAGGAAGAAGAGgctgaggaggaagaagaggaggaagagtga
- the LOC137627468 gene encoding larval cuticle protein 16/17-like, which translates to MKVLLIAALGLVALVSARPSNDIIDFETDHMEHEQEGQPGRAVEGEYSWVAPDGNEYVVKYVADHLGYRVVEDNVLPRAVEVAPAEEAEEEEEGEEEAEEEEAAVRAIEEEEAEEEEEEEE; encoded by the coding sequence TTGATCGCAGCTCTTGGCCTAGTGGCCCTAGTGTCCGCCCGACCTTCCAACGACATCATCGACTTCGAGACGGACCACATGGAGCACGAGCAGGAGGGCCAACCCGGACGGGCCGTCGAGGGCGAGTACTCCTGGGTAGCGCCCGACGGCAACGAGTACGTCGTCAAGTACGTGGCTGATCACTTGGGATACAGAGTCGTCGAGGACAACGTCTTACCAAGAGCAGTCGAAGTAGCTCCTGCAGAagaagctgaagaagaagaagaaggagaagaagaagcagaagaggaagaAGCTGCTGTTAGGGCCATTGAGGAAGAAGAggctgaggaggaggaagaggaggaagagtga